One Actinoplanes missouriensis 431 DNA segment encodes these proteins:
- a CDS encoding response regulator transcription factor, with translation MRTVRVLIVDDDPLVRAGLSMILSGGGDVRVVGQAADGAEVPAAVAEHQPDVVLMDIRMPGVDGLTATERLRRRPEAPQVLVLTTFDADEFVLRALRVGASGFLLKDTPPGQIKEAVLRVAQGEATLSPSVTRQLIAHVAADPRPARDQADELLNRLSVREKEVAVLVAQGKSNAEISTDLYMSVATVKAHVSRVLTKLDLNNRVQIALLVHDAGLA, from the coding sequence GTGCGCACGGTGCGGGTGCTGATCGTGGACGACGATCCGCTGGTGCGGGCCGGGCTGTCGATGATCCTGTCGGGTGGCGGCGACGTGCGGGTCGTGGGGCAGGCGGCCGACGGCGCCGAGGTGCCTGCGGCGGTCGCCGAGCATCAGCCGGACGTGGTGCTGATGGACATCCGGATGCCCGGCGTCGACGGCCTGACCGCCACCGAGCGGCTGCGGCGGCGGCCCGAGGCGCCGCAGGTGCTGGTGCTGACGACGTTCGACGCGGACGAGTTCGTGCTGCGGGCACTGCGGGTCGGCGCCAGCGGGTTCCTGCTCAAGGACACGCCGCCCGGCCAGATCAAGGAGGCGGTGCTGCGGGTCGCGCAGGGCGAGGCGACGCTCTCGCCGAGCGTCACCCGGCAGCTGATCGCCCACGTGGCGGCCGACCCCCGGCCCGCGCGTGATCAGGCCGACGAGCTGCTCAACCGGCTCAGCGTCCGGGAGAAAGAGGTGGCCGTGCTGGTGGCGCAGGGCAAGTCGAACGCGGAGATCTCCACCGACCTCTACATGTCGGTCGCGACGGTGAAGGCGCACGTCTCCCGGGTGCTCACCAAACTGGACCTGAACAACCGGGTGCAGATCGCGTTGCTGGTGCACGACGCGGGTCTGGCGTGA
- a CDS encoding sensor histidine kinase, giving the protein MGASLTEYRWLWPSALAADPAGPVPSRRSTRDWLVDTLCFVLGFGSTVLLAAELVDPHPTVLQEWVGTPFWLVAVDAVLGVIAGVALWWRRRFLTWLALYLLALAFFSITSGITLLIVVFTVAVHRRFSILAAYVVAVCGVNTVFAAVRAEPAGAGFWENLWWGNFMVLVAALWGMLVRSRRQLIVSWRERAERAEAEQRLRIAQARVLERTRIAREMHDVLAHRISLLSLHAGALEFRPGAPPEEIAAASAVVRSSAHQALQDLREVIGVLRTTQSDEEEAPERPQPTLSALPALADESRSAGIRVRLNVTAEPDSVPVATGRAAYRIIQEGLTNARKHAPGVAVSVAVRGGAGEGLTVEVRNPMPVSVPDTAAAGAAGLGRRPGATGPAIPGTGMGLIGLAERATLAGGRLAHGRHGNEFVLSAWLPWPS; this is encoded by the coding sequence ATGGGGGCGTCGCTGACCGAGTACCGGTGGCTCTGGCCGTCCGCGCTGGCGGCGGACCCGGCCGGGCCGGTGCCGAGCCGGCGTTCCACACGTGACTGGCTGGTCGACACGCTCTGTTTCGTGCTCGGCTTCGGCTCCACCGTCCTGCTGGCCGCCGAACTCGTCGATCCCCATCCGACCGTTCTGCAGGAGTGGGTGGGGACCCCGTTCTGGCTGGTCGCCGTCGACGCCGTGCTCGGCGTGATCGCCGGCGTCGCGCTCTGGTGGCGGCGGCGATTCCTCACCTGGCTCGCGCTCTACCTGCTGGCGCTCGCGTTCTTCTCGATCACCAGTGGCATCACCCTGCTGATCGTCGTCTTCACCGTCGCGGTGCACCGCCGGTTCAGCATCCTCGCGGCCTATGTCGTCGCGGTCTGCGGCGTCAACACCGTCTTCGCGGCGGTGCGGGCCGAGCCGGCCGGCGCCGGGTTCTGGGAGAACTTATGGTGGGGCAACTTCATGGTGCTGGTCGCGGCGCTCTGGGGCATGCTGGTCCGGTCCCGCCGCCAGCTGATCGTCAGCTGGCGGGAGCGGGCCGAGCGCGCCGAGGCCGAGCAGCGGCTGCGGATCGCGCAGGCCCGGGTTCTCGAGCGCACCCGGATCGCCCGCGAGATGCACGACGTCCTGGCCCACCGGATCTCCCTGCTCAGCCTGCACGCCGGGGCGCTGGAGTTCCGTCCCGGCGCCCCGCCCGAGGAGATCGCCGCCGCGTCCGCGGTGGTGCGGTCGAGCGCGCACCAGGCGCTGCAGGACCTGCGCGAGGTGATCGGCGTGCTGCGCACGACGCAGTCCGACGAGGAGGAGGCGCCGGAGCGGCCGCAACCCACGCTCAGCGCATTGCCCGCGCTTGCCGACGAGTCCAGGTCAGCGGGGATCAGGGTACGGCTGAACGTCACGGCCGAGCCCGACTCGGTGCCCGTGGCGACGGGTCGCGCGGCATACCGGATCATTCAGGAGGGGTTGACGAACGCGCGCAAGCACGCCCCCGGTGTCGCAGTGTCGGTGGCGGTCCGTGGCGGGGCGGGCGAGGGGCTGACCGTCGAGGTCCGCAACCCGATGCCGGTGAGCGTCCCCGACACGGCAGCTGCCGGCGCGGCGGGGCTCGGTCGTCGTCCCGGGGCCACCGGTCCGGCCATTCCGGGCACCGGGATGGGCCTGATCGGTCTCGCGGAACGGGCCACGCTCGCCGGCGGGCGGCTCGCGCACGGCCGTCACGGCAACGAGTTCGTCCTCTCCGCGTGGCTCCCGTGGCCGTCGTGA
- a CDS encoding ABC transporter ATP-binding protein: protein MITVENLTRTYGAQRAVDDVSFTCEPGTVTGFLGPNGAGKSTTLRMICGLTPPTAGRATVCGVPYRQLGNPGRRVGVLLDASAQHAGRTGRETLALAAITMGLDTGRVPERLARVGLDRAAAKRRVRAYSLGMRQRLGLAYAMLGDPAVLILDEPANGLDPEGIFWMRGLLREFADRGGTVLLSSHLLREVEAVADRLIVIGQGKILAQGDKDQLLSAAGTVVRASDPAALEALFDRIGVTATRSADGTLLVPSDAETIAQAAAQAGVVLLELRPAGAGGLEEMFLRLTATNGLEEVSR, encoded by the coding sequence ATGATTACGGTCGAGAACCTCACCAGGACGTACGGCGCGCAGCGCGCCGTCGACGACGTGTCGTTCACCTGCGAGCCGGGCACGGTCACCGGTTTTCTCGGGCCGAACGGCGCCGGCAAGTCCACCACGCTGCGGATGATCTGTGGTCTCACCCCGCCCACCGCGGGGCGGGCCACCGTCTGCGGTGTGCCGTACCGGCAGCTCGGCAACCCGGGCCGTCGGGTCGGTGTGCTGCTCGACGCGTCCGCCCAGCACGCCGGGCGCACCGGCCGGGAGACCCTCGCGCTGGCCGCCATCACGATGGGGCTGGACACCGGCCGGGTGCCGGAGCGGCTGGCCCGCGTCGGCCTGGACCGCGCCGCGGCCAAGCGGCGGGTCCGGGCGTACTCGCTCGGTATGCGGCAGCGGCTCGGCCTGGCGTACGCGATGCTCGGCGACCCGGCCGTGCTGATCCTCGACGAGCCGGCGAACGGCCTCGACCCGGAGGGCATCTTCTGGATGCGCGGGCTGCTCCGCGAGTTCGCCGACCGGGGCGGCACCGTGCTGCTCAGCTCGCATCTGCTGCGGGAGGTGGAGGCGGTCGCCGACCGGCTCATCGTGATCGGCCAGGGCAAGATCCTGGCACAGGGTGACAAGGACCAGCTGCTCAGCGCCGCCGGCACCGTCGTGCGGGCCAGCGATCCGGCCGCCCTCGAGGCGCTGTTCGACCGGATCGGCGTGACGGCGACCCGGTCCGCGGACGGCACCCTGCTCGTTCCCTCCGACGCCGAGACCATCGCCCAGGCCGCCGCCCAAGCCGGTGTGGTGCTGCTGGAGCTGCGCCCGGCCGGCGCCGGCGGCCTCGAAGAGATGTTCCTGCGACTCACCGCCACCAACGGCCTCGAGGAGGTCAGCCGATGA
- a CDS encoding ABC-2 transporter permease, translating into MTVVANPTIPLPRLTVVELRKLADTRAGFWLLLVIGLATIGTSAILLGWAEDADQTFEAFFTFGLAPSAVLLPVLGILSITSEWSQRTALATFTLAPARGRVLLAKLASGTIIAIAATAATGLLAAVGNVIAGMMGGDASWGMDGSLVWQGVLMQVIFVLMGIGFGALLQNTPLAIVIYFALPMVWSILGGTIKGLRTASEWLDLNATSQALSEPDMTGGEWARFGVSVAVWVVLPLLLGTVRVLRREVS; encoded by the coding sequence ATGACCGTCGTCGCTAACCCGACCATTCCGCTCCCCCGCCTCACCGTGGTCGAGCTGCGCAAGCTCGCGGACACCCGGGCAGGTTTCTGGCTGCTGCTGGTGATCGGCCTGGCCACGATCGGCACCTCGGCGATCCTGCTCGGCTGGGCCGAGGACGCCGACCAGACCTTCGAGGCGTTCTTCACCTTCGGGCTGGCGCCGTCGGCGGTGCTGCTGCCCGTCCTCGGCATCCTCTCGATCACCAGCGAGTGGTCGCAACGCACCGCGCTCGCCACGTTCACCCTGGCGCCGGCGCGTGGCCGGGTCCTGCTGGCGAAACTGGCCTCCGGGACGATCATCGCGATCGCCGCCACGGCCGCGACCGGGCTGCTGGCCGCCGTCGGCAACGTGATCGCCGGGATGATGGGCGGCGACGCCTCGTGGGGCATGGACGGCAGCCTCGTCTGGCAGGGCGTTCTCATGCAGGTGATCTTCGTGCTGATGGGTATCGGTTTCGGCGCGCTGCTGCAGAACACGCCTCTCGCCATCGTCATCTACTTCGCGCTGCCGATGGTCTGGTCGATCCTCGGCGGGACCATCAAGGGACTGCGCACCGCGTCGGAGTGGCTGGACCTGAACGCCACCTCCCAGGCCCTGTCGGAACCCGACATGACCGGCGGTGAATGGGCTCGGTTCGGCGTCTCGGTGGCGGTGTGGGTGGTGCTCCCGCTCCTGCTCGGGACGGTGCGGGTGCTCCGCCGGGAGGTTTCCTGA
- a CDS encoding M6 family metallopeptidase codes for MTRTLFASFATIAVTIPLLAAPVSAAPLTTAPASPTPLRGVPASAAPAPSPAPSAVVPSAVVPSALVPSAPAQAAPAGDVRDLTPPTRLTLNGRPLPPATYQPGPLGRRAAPTSPPLGTVRSWAGLNAVEADVYRKDYVLRAVGEHIEVWVAKDLGFPIGDCRGDAATEVTDAQIAGLVREFDENIYPTETAAFSTPPARTGANAGVDGDFTGAGDRTVTLVDNIRDDNFVSYPERPTYIAGFFSEQLNELFDRNVITIDAFDWAHRLGDDPAHQPTDDLCTSRPARPRMYESTFAHEWQHLLSYYADPDEESWLDEGLSDYAQTLTGYVDSRLGVYHRGFDNHLACYQGFGGVKTANNPNPRDCDGPANSLNLWNEGTADAVLADYGITYQLMLYLGDRFGRGVLSRLHRDADHRGLEALAEALPDGTRFYDVLHDFQTMTLVDKSAGEPDSVLKGASRERVTAASLRSTVNLSSAGSHGTPGAPPNGADYVRLPTTLRSVSFQGAATLPPLPLGWTIDKGMIFSGNASGLDTTAVRAVDVPLADPNLRFTSTHALEKDFDYGYVTVSTDGGRTYRAIAGDTTVAGPLGAGITGRATGATLRYDLSAHAGKRVLLGFRYVSDSAVNQGGWHIGDVRVGSQTIDSAALDEWRSPTQVRPTPVHNWHVTLVGLGRARAKIVPLEDFDRLNDYPKVAAIVAYDEPTGTAEQYAPYTLVVNGETLPREEPAQATGGTTR; via the coding sequence GTGACGCGTACCCTTTTTGCGAGCTTCGCGACTATTGCCGTTACCATCCCGCTCCTGGCGGCTCCCGTCTCCGCCGCACCACTCACCACCGCCCCGGCTTCTCCCACACCGCTCCGGGGTGTCCCGGCCTCCGCCGCGCCGGCGCCGTCGCCGGCCCCCTCCGCAGTCGTCCCCTCCGCAGTCGTCCCGTCCGCGCTCGTCCCGTCCGCCCCGGCTCAGGCCGCGCCCGCCGGGGACGTCCGGGATCTGACGCCGCCGACCCGGCTCACGCTCAACGGCCGGCCGCTGCCGCCGGCCACCTATCAGCCGGGCCCGCTCGGGCGCCGCGCCGCCCCCACCTCGCCGCCGCTGGGAACCGTGCGCAGCTGGGCGGGTCTCAACGCGGTCGAGGCCGACGTCTACCGCAAGGATTACGTGCTGCGCGCGGTCGGCGAGCACATCGAGGTCTGGGTGGCGAAGGACCTCGGTTTCCCGATCGGCGACTGCCGCGGTGACGCCGCCACCGAGGTCACCGACGCCCAGATCGCCGGCCTCGTCCGCGAGTTCGACGAGAACATCTACCCCACCGAGACGGCCGCCTTCAGCACGCCACCGGCCCGCACCGGGGCCAACGCCGGCGTCGACGGCGATTTCACCGGCGCCGGCGACCGCACCGTGACACTCGTCGACAACATCCGCGACGACAACTTCGTCAGCTACCCGGAACGGCCCACCTACATCGCGGGGTTCTTCTCCGAGCAGCTCAACGAGCTTTTCGACCGCAACGTGATAACCATCGACGCCTTCGACTGGGCGCATCGGCTGGGCGACGATCCGGCACACCAGCCCACCGACGACCTCTGCACCAGCCGGCCGGCCCGCCCGCGGATGTACGAGTCCACGTTCGCCCACGAGTGGCAGCACCTGCTCAGTTATTACGCCGATCCGGACGAGGAGAGCTGGCTGGACGAGGGGCTCAGCGATTACGCGCAGACCCTGACCGGGTACGTCGACTCGCGGCTCGGCGTCTACCACCGCGGGTTCGACAACCACCTCGCCTGTTACCAGGGTTTCGGTGGGGTGAAGACGGCGAACAATCCGAACCCGCGCGACTGTGACGGGCCGGCGAACTCGCTCAACCTGTGGAACGAGGGCACCGCCGACGCGGTCCTCGCCGATTACGGCATCACCTACCAGCTGATGCTGTATCTGGGTGACCGGTTCGGGCGGGGGGTTCTCTCCAGGCTGCACCGGGACGCCGACCACCGCGGCCTGGAGGCGCTCGCGGAGGCGTTGCCGGACGGCACACGCTTCTACGACGTTCTCCACGATTTCCAGACGATGACGCTCGTCGACAAGTCCGCCGGAGAGCCGGACAGCGTGCTCAAGGGCGCGAGCCGCGAACGGGTCACCGCCGCCAGCCTGCGCTCGACGGTGAACCTGAGCAGCGCGGGGTCGCACGGCACGCCGGGGGCGCCACCGAACGGCGCCGATTATGTCCGGCTGCCGACCACGCTGCGCTCGGTCAGTTTCCAGGGGGCGGCCACGCTGCCGCCGCTCCCCCTGGGCTGGACTATCGACAAGGGCATGATCTTCTCCGGCAACGCGTCGGGCCTGGACACCACCGCGGTCCGCGCGGTCGACGTGCCGCTCGCCGACCCGAACCTTCGCTTCACCAGCACCCACGCCCTGGAGAAGGACTTCGACTACGGATATGTGACGGTCTCCACCGACGGTGGCCGAACCTATCGGGCGATCGCCGGTGACACGACGGTCGCGGGACCGCTGGGCGCGGGCATCACCGGCCGGGCCACCGGCGCCACCCTCCGGTACGACCTGTCGGCGCACGCCGGGAAGCGGGTCCTGCTGGGTTTCCGGTACGTCAGTGACAGTGCCGTCAACCAGGGCGGCTGGCACATCGGGGACGTCAGAGTCGGCTCGCAGACGATCGACAGCGCCGCCCTGGACGAGTGGCGGTCGCCCACCCAGGTCCGCCCGACACCGGTGCACAACTGGCACGTGACGCTCGTCGGGCTGGGGCGCGCTCGCGCCAAGATCGTGCCGCTCGAGGATTTCGACAGGCTGAACGATTACCCCAAGGTCGCGGCGATCGTCGCCTACGACGAGCCGACCGGGACGGCCGAGCAGTACGCCCCCTACACCCTCGTGGTGAACGGGGAGACGCTGCCCCGGGAAGAGCCCGCTCAGGCGACCGGCGGCACCACGCGGTAG
- a CDS encoding MerR family transcriptional regulator produces MWTMEQLVERAHAALAAEYPGAPNGRVRDLPDRRSIRWYTTIGLVDRPLGTRGRTALYGPRHLLQLVAIKRRQAAGRTLAEIQAELTGATDETLAAASRVPDGLLAPDEPAAAEPTTDDAPGPDGAGRSSFWKQAPAAPPPGDLRRVPPGLATYEPGVAHAAPDITGGPLLTGFPLGDGVILLVPGPAAGIDRDDLAAAARPLLDLLASRGLTNGRNE; encoded by the coding sequence ATGTGGACGATGGAACAGTTGGTCGAGCGGGCACACGCGGCACTCGCCGCGGAGTACCCGGGCGCACCCAACGGACGCGTCCGTGACCTGCCCGACCGCAGGTCGATCCGGTGGTATACGACGATCGGCCTGGTCGACCGTCCTCTCGGCACGCGCGGGCGCACCGCCCTCTACGGGCCGCGTCACCTGCTGCAACTCGTCGCGATCAAGAGGCGGCAGGCAGCCGGGCGGACGCTCGCCGAGATCCAGGCGGAGCTGACCGGCGCCACCGACGAGACACTGGCAGCCGCTTCACGCGTACCGGATGGGCTCTTGGCCCCCGACGAACCAGCCGCCGCCGAGCCCACCACCGACGATGCGCCGGGGCCGGACGGCGCGGGCCGGTCCTCGTTCTGGAAACAGGCACCGGCCGCGCCTCCTCCCGGTGACCTGCGGAGAGTTCCACCGGGCCTCGCCACCTACGAGCCCGGCGTCGCGCACGCCGCGCCCGACATCACCGGCGGTCCGCTGCTCACCGGGTTCCCCCTCGGCGACGGCGTGATCCTGCTGGTTCCCGGCCCCGCTGCCGGCATCGACCGTGACGACCTCGCCGCGGCCGCCCGCCCTCTGCTCGATCTGCTCGCGTCCCGTGGGCTGACCAATGGGAGAAATGAATGA
- a CDS encoding VIT domain-containing protein, whose protein sequence is MIISVDPMGPAELDRLREQPGAGLGTLRTDRGNLPLDVLDVRASISGLIVRTELTTEFVNTHDTALEATYVFPLPDRAAVTGMTMTAADRTVVAQLRERAEAREAYDQAIAAGQRASIAEEERPDVFTMRAGNIMPGERVTVRLRLVGPLPYEDGAATFRFPLVVAPRYVPGTPLPDSYAGDGQLPDTDAVPDASRISPPVLLPGFPNPLRLSIGVDIDPAGLQLGDVRSSLHTVLDDEGTLRIAPGERADRDFVLRLAYAPGGESAVAVPDEEGAEGTYQLVVLPPEAATAPRPKDVVLLLDRSGSMGGWKMVAARRAAARVVDTLTGADRFTVLTFDHHVERPAGLDHGLCEASDRNRFRAVEHLARADARGGTELLTPLISGLTMLAGSSGRDRVLVLITDGQVGNEDQILQEIRPLIGTTRVHTVGIDRAVNAGFLGRLAAIGAGRAELVESEDRLDEAMEHIHRRIGAPVVTGLGVTGDGITLLDDSRSPARLPGLYPGVPLVITGRYRGEPAGRLTVTGRTRDDQDFRTGVAVQRRSEPAVTSLWARARVRDLEDAYAAGDHHREQEIVSTSLRFGVLCRFTAYVAVDQRVVNEGGQGKRVTQPVEYPSGWEPPVASPPTHGFGVAGVSPFVAADAGPPLSAPPVPPAGPAPFAPPPSPAPAGPGYRPLRAQGAVHGAPPQRAGAQGGGGGHGSGGHGGGAQGGGVLGVPAGPAPRGFLTPAAARARRTGVSPTADAEMSIAELRDLVAVEAGRLREAATLPVADRRDLLDDLASRLDVLLASVADSAADMLRTLVGLLRGSAPLDEKWATAARVLSEFGSPGTGSAPSSGTGGTQGSDSADGGGSASETGAGSSTSSKKSKPFWKR, encoded by the coding sequence ATGATCATTTCAGTCGATCCGATGGGTCCGGCCGAGCTCGATCGGCTCCGGGAGCAGCCCGGCGCCGGCCTCGGCACCCTCCGCACCGATCGTGGCAACCTGCCGCTGGACGTGCTGGATGTGCGCGCCTCGATCAGCGGCCTGATCGTGCGCACGGAGCTCACCACCGAGTTCGTCAACACGCATGACACGGCGCTCGAGGCGACCTATGTCTTCCCGCTGCCCGACCGCGCCGCGGTCACCGGGATGACGATGACCGCCGCCGACCGCACGGTCGTGGCCCAGCTGCGCGAGCGTGCCGAGGCCCGCGAGGCCTATGACCAGGCCATCGCCGCGGGTCAGCGCGCCTCGATCGCCGAGGAGGAGCGCCCGGACGTCTTCACCATGCGAGCCGGCAACATCATGCCGGGCGAGCGCGTCACGGTCCGGCTGCGGCTGGTCGGCCCGCTGCCCTACGAGGACGGCGCGGCCACGTTCCGGTTCCCGCTGGTGGTGGCGCCGCGATATGTTCCGGGCACGCCCCTGCCGGACAGCTATGCCGGTGACGGCCAGCTCCCGGACACCGACGCCGTCCCGGACGCGTCACGCATCTCCCCGCCGGTGCTGCTGCCCGGCTTCCCCAACCCGCTGAGACTGTCCATCGGCGTCGACATCGATCCGGCCGGCCTTCAGCTCGGCGACGTGCGGTCCAGCTTGCACACGGTCCTCGACGACGAGGGCACGCTGCGGATCGCCCCCGGTGAGCGGGCCGACCGTGACTTCGTGCTCCGGCTCGCCTACGCGCCCGGCGGCGAGTCCGCCGTGGCCGTGCCCGACGAGGAGGGCGCGGAGGGCACCTATCAGCTCGTCGTCCTCCCGCCGGAGGCCGCGACGGCGCCCCGGCCGAAAGACGTGGTGCTGCTGCTCGACCGCTCCGGCAGCATGGGCGGGTGGAAGATGGTGGCCGCCCGCCGTGCCGCCGCGCGGGTGGTCGACACGCTGACCGGGGCGGACAGGTTCACCGTGCTCACCTTCGACCACCACGTCGAGCGCCCCGCCGGGCTCGACCACGGGTTGTGCGAGGCCTCCGACCGCAACCGGTTCCGCGCCGTCGAGCACCTGGCCCGCGCCGACGCCCGGGGCGGCACCGAGCTGCTCACCCCACTGATCAGCGGCCTGACCATGCTCGCCGGCAGCAGCGGCCGTGACCGGGTCCTGGTGCTGATCACCGACGGTCAGGTGGGCAACGAGGACCAGATCCTGCAGGAGATCCGTCCGCTCATCGGCACGACCCGGGTGCACACCGTGGGGATCGATCGGGCGGTCAACGCCGGATTCCTCGGCCGGCTCGCGGCGATCGGCGCGGGCCGGGCCGAGCTGGTGGAGAGCGAGGACCGTCTCGACGAGGCGATGGAGCACATCCATCGGCGGATCGGCGCCCCCGTGGTGACCGGTCTCGGAGTGACCGGCGACGGCATCACGCTGCTCGACGACAGCCGCAGCCCCGCACGGCTGCCGGGTCTCTACCCCGGCGTGCCGCTGGTGATCACCGGCCGCTATCGGGGCGAGCCCGCCGGACGCCTCACGGTGACCGGCCGCACCCGCGACGACCAGGACTTCCGGACCGGCGTCGCGGTCCAGCGGCGGTCCGAGCCCGCGGTCACCTCGCTCTGGGCACGGGCCCGGGTCCGGGACCTCGAGGATGCGTACGCGGCCGGCGACCACCATCGGGAGCAGGAGATCGTCAGTACCTCGCTGCGGTTCGGGGTGTTGTGCCGGTTCACGGCGTATGTGGCCGTCGACCAGCGCGTGGTCAACGAGGGTGGTCAGGGGAAACGGGTGACGCAGCCGGTCGAGTACCCGTCCGGCTGGGAGCCGCCCGTCGCCTCGCCGCCCACGCACGGCTTCGGCGTCGCCGGGGTGTCGCCGTTCGTCGCGGCTGACGCCGGGCCGCCGCTCTCCGCTCCGCCGGTCCCGCCCGCCGGTCCCGCCCCGTTCGCTCCCCCGCCGTCACCCGCTCCGGCCGGCCCCGGCTACCGCCCGTTGCGAGCGCAGGGCGCGGTGCACGGCGCTCCGCCACAGCGCGCCGGAGCGCAAGGCGGCGGAGGAGGACACGGCAGCGGAGGGCACGGCGGCGGAGCGCAAGGCGGCGGGGTGCTGGGCGTCCCCGCTGGTCCGGCGCCTCGTGGCTTCCTCACCCCGGCGGCGGCACGCGCGCGGCGGACCGGCGTCTCGCCGACCGCCGACGCCGAGATGAGCATCGCGGAACTGCGCGATCTCGTCGCCGTCGAGGCCGGCCGCCTCCGCGAGGCCGCCACGCTTCCCGTCGCGGACCGGCGCGACCTGCTCGACGACCTGGCGAGCCGCTTGGACGTGCTGCTCGCCTCCGTCGCCGACAGCGCGGCGGACATGCTGCGCACGCTCGTCGGGCTGTTGCGGGGCTCCGCTCCCCTCGACGAGAAGTGGGCGACAGCGGCGCGTGTGCTGTCCGAGTTCGGGTCACCGGGCACCGGAAGCGCCCCGAGCAGCGGGACCGGAGGCACTCAAGGCAGCGACAGTGCCGACGGCGGTGGGAGCGCGAGCGAGACCGGCGCCGGCTCCTCGACGAGCTCGAAGAAGTCCAAACCGTTCTGGAAGCGCTGA
- a CDS encoding RICIN domain-containing protein → MGSVGEDGGDNREPLLVRPFVLADDEPRGTSPSAQTWPADPTREIPTQVIPAVPAADPGAAKPRDRRWRRPALLIGAGVAAVLAVAGYAVVRPALQPAVSTSLPDQSLPVVTGPAPSPSATAPSAAPTGDAGNDAAGTGTGETDSGGTADSTAATTDPATATPSSSTTTQPAAPTAAASTTTAAAPATTTAAAPPADLVPPATLVEPRGSLVSSNGLCLDLQGGEAGDGVDVHVDDCNGTSPQRWRLNSDKTLEVLDMCANLVGYGGVELIRCDTRTTAQWAFGENGQLTNAANGMCLTDPYSGARPGKQVFVVRCTGGNNQRWSFR, encoded by the coding sequence GTGGGTTCCGTAGGCGAGGACGGCGGCGACAACCGGGAACCGCTGCTGGTTCGGCCGTTCGTTCTGGCGGACGACGAGCCGCGCGGCACGTCCCCGTCCGCGCAGACCTGGCCGGCCGACCCGACGCGGGAGATCCCGACCCAGGTGATTCCCGCGGTGCCGGCTGCGGATCCGGGTGCGGCGAAGCCCCGCGACCGTCGCTGGCGCCGCCCCGCGCTGCTGATCGGCGCCGGGGTGGCGGCGGTGCTCGCCGTCGCCGGTTATGCCGTGGTACGCCCGGCGCTGCAGCCGGCGGTCTCGACGTCGCTGCCCGACCAGTCGCTGCCGGTCGTGACCGGTCCGGCGCCGTCGCCGAGCGCGACCGCCCCCAGTGCTGCGCCGACCGGCGACGCGGGGAACGACGCGGCGGGCACCGGAACCGGCGAGACCGACAGCGGCGGCACTGCGGACAGCACCGCCGCCACCACGGATCCCGCCACGGCGACGCCGTCGTCATCGACGACGACACAGCCGGCCGCTCCCACCGCTGCGGCGAGCACCACGACCGCCGCCGCGCCCGCCACGACGACCGCGGCGGCCCCGCCGGCCGACCTGGTTCCGCCGGCGACGCTCGTCGAACCGCGGGGTTCGCTGGTCAGCAGCAACGGTCTCTGCCTCGACCTGCAGGGCGGCGAGGCCGGTGACGGTGTCGACGTGCACGTCGACGACTGCAACGGCACCAGCCCGCAGCGGTGGCGGCTGAACTCCGACAAGACTCTCGAAGTGCTCGACATGTGCGCGAACCTGGTCGGCTACGGCGGCGTCGAGCTGATCCGGTGCGACACCCGCACCACGGCGCAGTGGGCGTTCGGCGAGAACGGCCAGCTCACCAACGCGGCGAACGGCATGTGCCTGACCGATCCGTATTCCGGCGCCCGGCCCGGCAAACAGGTCTTCGTCGTCCGGTGCACGGGCGGGAACAACCAGCGCTGGTCCTTCCGCTGA